The Clostridiaceae bacterium HFYG-1003 genome includes a window with the following:
- the glmS gene encoding methylaspartate mutase subunit S: MEKKKLVIGVIGADCHAVGNKILDYTFSEAGFEVVNVGVLSSQEDFINAAIETDADAIIVSSLYGHGEIDCRGMRDKCNEAGLKDILLYVGGNIVVGKQNWDEVHARFKDMGFDRVYKPGTPVEQDIADLRVDLKMDVPAREGAGA; encoded by the coding sequence ATGGAAAAGAAGAAACTGGTCATAGGTGTCATTGGTGCAGACTGCCATGCAGTCGGAAATAAGATTCTGGATTACACGTTCTCAGAAGCAGGCTTTGAAGTCGTCAACGTGGGCGTTTTGTCCTCCCAGGAAGATTTCATCAATGCCGCCATCGAAACCGATGCGGATGCCATCATTGTCTCCTCTTTGTACGGTCATGGGGAAATCGACTGCCGCGGCATGCGCGACAAGTGCAATGAAGCCGGACTCAAGGACATCCTCCTTTATGTCGGGGGCAACATCGTAGTCGGCAAGCAGAACTGGGATGAAGTGCATGCCCGGTTCAAGGATATGGGATTTGACCGGGTTTACAAGCCCGGAACACCGGTGGAACAGGATATCGCGGATCTGAGGGTGGATCTTAAAATGGATGTGCCGGCTCGGGAAGGAGCAGGTGCATAG
- a CDS encoding methylaspartate mutase subunit E, whose protein sequence is MRKLENKKLTEAEFFEERQEVLAQWPTGKDVNLQEAVDFLKALPDHKNFAKKLRWAKENRLTLAQPRAGVALIDEHIELLRYLQDEGGADLLPSTIDSYTRQNRYHECQIGIDESIKAGRSLLNGFPVVNHGVHACRKVLESVNLPLQARHGTPDGRLLAEIIHAGGWTSNEGGGISYNIPYAKSVPMEKTVLDWQYCDRLVGFYEEQGIQINREPFGPLTGTLVPPSTSNAVAIVEALLAAEQGVKNITVGYGQCGNVIQDVAAIRALEEQTKEYLEMAGHKDVFVTTVFHQWMGGFPEDESRAFGLISLGAMTAALSGATKVIVKTPHEAVGIPTKEANAQGIKDTKMVLSLLQGQRLPSSLELKNEIELIKAEVQCIVDAVYKVGHGDLAIGTVKAFEMGIMDIPFAPSKYNQGKMMPARDNSGAIRYLLFGNIPFSDEVKDINRTKLNERAAFEKRNIGFQMTVDDIYAVGRGRLIGRPETKKDNIYKPE, encoded by the coding sequence ATGAGAAAACTGGAAAATAAAAAGCTGACCGAAGCCGAATTTTTCGAGGAACGCCAGGAAGTCCTCGCTCAGTGGCCGACGGGCAAGGATGTCAACCTGCAGGAAGCGGTGGACTTTCTGAAAGCTCTGCCGGATCACAAGAACTTTGCCAAGAAGCTGCGCTGGGCCAAGGAGAACCGGCTGACGCTGGCTCAGCCCAGAGCGGGTGTCGCCCTGATCGATGAGCACATCGAGCTGCTGCGCTACCTGCAGGATGAAGGCGGAGCGGACCTGCTGCCCTCCACCATTGACTCCTATACCCGCCAGAACCGGTATCACGAATGCCAGATCGGCATCGACGAATCCATCAAAGCCGGCCGAAGCCTGCTCAACGGATTCCCGGTCGTCAACCACGGCGTTCATGCCTGCCGCAAGGTGCTGGAATCCGTCAACCTGCCGCTGCAGGCCCGTCACGGCACACCGGACGGACGTCTGCTGGCAGAAATCATTCACGCCGGCGGCTGGACCTCCAATGAAGGCGGCGGAATTTCCTACAATATCCCTTACGCCAAATCCGTGCCCATGGAAAAGACTGTCCTCGACTGGCAGTACTGCGACCGTCTGGTCGGCTTCTACGAGGAGCAGGGCATTCAGATCAACCGCGAACCATTCGGTCCCCTGACCGGAACCCTGGTTCCGCCTTCTACCAGCAACGCGGTTGCCATTGTGGAAGCTCTCCTCGCAGCGGAGCAGGGAGTCAAGAACATCACCGTCGGTTACGGCCAGTGCGGCAACGTCATTCAGGACGTGGCAGCCATTCGTGCCCTGGAAGAGCAGACCAAGGAATACCTTGAAATGGCAGGACACAAGGACGTGTTTGTCACCACCGTGTTCCATCAGTGGATGGGCGGTTTCCCCGAGGATGAATCCCGGGCGTTCGGCCTGATTTCCCTCGGAGCTATGACAGCGGCATTGTCCGGAGCCACCAAGGTTATCGTCAAGACCCCGCATGAAGCGGTCGGTATTCCTACCAAGGAAGCTAACGCGCAGGGCATCAAGGACACCAAAATGGTTCTGTCACTGCTTCAGGGACAGCGCCTGCCGTCCTCCCTGGAACTGAAGAACGAAATCGAACTGATCAAAGCCGAAGTTCAGTGCATCGTTGACGCCGTCTACAAGGTCGGTCACGGCGATCTGGCCATCGGAACGGTCAAGGCCTTTGAAATGGGCATCATGGATATCCCGTTCGCTCCCAGCAAATACAACCAGGGCAAGATGATGCCGGCCCGCGACAATTCCGGCGCCATCCGCTACCTGCTGTTCGGCAACATCCCCTTCAGCGATGAAGTTAAGGACATCAACCGGACCAAGCTGAACGAGCGCGCTGCCTTTGAAAAGCGCAACATCGGCTTCCAGATGACCGTTGACGACATCTATGCCGTCGGCCGCGGCCGCCTGATCGGACGCCCGGAAACCAAGAAGGATAATATCTACAAGCCGGAATAA
- the glmL gene encoding methylaspartate mutase accessory protein GlmL produces the protein MEYYLLIDFGSTYTKLTAVDTEKEEIAATAKAITTVETNIMDGFNTAMEEIHAKLGRQAHYIKKLACSSAAGGLKMVAIGLVPDLTAEAAKRAALGAGARVIKTYSFNLSSDEISEISQLKPDIILLAGGTDGGNKETIIFNAGMLAGSYIRKPIIVAGNKSARDEIRKIFDQSNMEYYITDNVMPRLNVLDVDPAREAIRKVFMSRIIQAKGMGEAQNFISGILMPTPQAVLKAAEALSQGSDEEEGIGDLIVVDIGGATTDIHSICTGMPTKPGVTFRGLEEPFAKRTVEGDLGMRYSALSLFEASSTREMKKYLSNKDQDVEAECRRRSQNIRLVPTTEDEKDFDQAMAKIATDHSMSRHAGTVEAVYSPMGIMYSQEGKDLLEVRYMIGTGGVLIHSEHPHEILEAGTYRQDEINALKPVKPNFLVDKEYILSAMGLLAEEDKDLAVRIMKKYIVNG, from the coding sequence ATGGAATATTATCTTCTCATCGACTTCGGGTCAACTTACACCAAGCTGACAGCCGTAGATACCGAGAAAGAAGAAATTGCCGCCACCGCCAAAGCCATCACCACGGTAGAGACCAACATCATGGATGGGTTCAATACCGCCATGGAGGAGATCCATGCAAAGTTAGGCAGGCAGGCTCACTATATTAAGAAGCTTGCCTGTTCTTCTGCAGCCGGAGGCTTGAAAATGGTGGCCATCGGTCTGGTGCCGGATCTCACCGCGGAAGCAGCCAAGCGCGCTGCCCTGGGTGCCGGAGCGCGGGTCATCAAAACCTACAGTTTCAATCTTTCATCGGACGAAATCAGTGAAATCAGCCAGCTCAAGCCGGATATTATCCTGCTGGCCGGCGGAACCGACGGGGGGAACAAGGAAACCATCATTTTCAACGCGGGAATGCTGGCCGGTTCCTACATCCGAAAACCCATCATAGTGGCCGGCAACAAAAGTGCCCGGGACGAAATCCGGAAAATCTTTGACCAGTCCAATATGGAATACTACATCACCGACAATGTCATGCCCCGCCTCAATGTGCTGGATGTGGATCCGGCCCGGGAAGCGATCCGCAAGGTCTTCATGTCCCGGATCATCCAGGCCAAGGGCATGGGCGAAGCGCAGAACTTCATCTCGGGCATCCTGATGCCCACACCGCAGGCGGTGCTCAAGGCAGCGGAAGCCCTGTCCCAGGGGTCCGACGAGGAAGAAGGCATCGGGGATCTGATCGTTGTCGACATCGGCGGCGCGACCACCGACATTCATTCCATCTGCACCGGCATGCCGACCAAACCGGGCGTCACCTTCCGGGGGTTGGAAGAGCCCTTCGCCAAGCGAACGGTGGAAGGGGACCTGGGCATGCGGTATTCCGCTCTGTCCCTGTTTGAAGCGTCATCCACCAGGGAAATGAAGAAATACCTCAGCAACAAGGACCAGGATGTGGAAGCCGAATGCCGGCGCCGGTCCCAGAACATCCGGCTCGTCCCGACGACGGAGGATGAAAAGGACTTTGATCAGGCCATGGCCAAGATTGCCACCGATCACTCCATGTCCCGTCATGCCGGCACGGTGGAAGCCGTTTACTCGCCCATGGGCATCATGTACTCCCAGGAGGGCAAGGATCTCTTGGAAGTGCGCTATATGATCGGAACCGGCGGAGTCCTGATCCATTCGGAACATCCGCATGAGATACTCGAAGCCGGCACCTATCGCCAGGATGAGATCAACGCCCTAAAGCCGGTGAAGCCGAACTTTCTGGTGGACAAAGAGTATATTCTGTCTGCCATGGGACTTCTGGCCGAAGAGGATAAGGATCTGGCCGTGCGCATCATGAAGAAATATATCGTCAACGGGTAA